The following is a genomic window from Acidimicrobium ferrooxidans DSM 10331.
CTCGAGGGTTGACGCACCCTACCCTTGCGTCGTCACGCTGGACGAGCGCACCGCACGACAGTAGGGATCTCGCACGTCGACGTCGACCCGCGCGGCTCGGCGTGGTCGTCGAGCAGCGCGGCCTCGGGCGTCGTGGTGCCCGAGGCCGTCCCTGCGACGCGGCCGCTCAGTCGCCGAGCTCTCTCGGGATCGCGGTCTGGAAGCTGCGGAACAGCTGCGTGAGGTCCGCGTAGCCGAGGCCCGATCCCGGATTGAACACGGCGCCTTGGGAGCCGGTGTAGAAGTCGTTCGTGTTGGTGAACTCACCGGAGATCGCAAGCTGGGCGTTGCCGATCTGGCCGCTGTAGTAGGCCGAGCCGTCGATGGTGTTCGAATCGAGCGGCGTGAACGGCGACGACGTCGAGGTCGCGAAGCGGTAGATGTTCGGATTCCAGAAGCCGAGCCGTACGCCCCCGAGGGCGCTCTCGTAGACGGCGTCGGTCCCGTTGAGCTGAGGCGCGATGAAGCTCGTGCCACCGAAGTCCACCAGCTTTGACCCGTAGACGCTCTGGAACTGTGGGTCGTAGACCGCATAGCCGGTCTGGGGGTCGGCGTTGAACGCCAGGTCCGGCGTGACGCGGCCACCGCTCATGCCCGTCTGAAGCGTCGGGGCAGGGTTGAACGAGAACTGCGTCGGCTCGACGAGGCCTGGTGCGACCTGCTGTGGATCGATCGGCGTCAAGAACTCATAGGCCGAGTAGCTCCCTGCCCCCACCATCTGACCCTGTTGGTAGAGCGGACGGCCGAAGAGGGTGGAGTAGCCACCGCCTGATCCCACCGGCAAGCTCGTGGCTGCTTGGGCCTCGTTCTGGAAGCCGAGTGCGATGTACATCGGCCACAGGTAGTCCCAGCCCCAGGTCATCTGCTGCGGGATGGTCACCGACTCGGTGCCGACTTGGGTCCCGTTCGCCATGATCGGGTAGGTCTGAGTACCCGGGAGCGTCGTGCCGCCAGCGGCGGTGTCGTAGGGGGAGTCGGAGGGCGAGATAATGCCGAGGTTGGTGGTGCCGATGTCACGAGCTGGGTTGTAGGCCCCATAATCGCCGCTCGCGATGAAGTTCGACTGTCCCTGCGCCGCCATCTCGAGGAAGGCCTGGTTGAACGAGGCCGCATACCCCGGTGACTCCTGCGCTGCGTCCACCGCAGCTTGGATCGCGGTCTCGGACTCACCCCAGCTCGACGAGACGGAGCCGGCGACGTTCTGGCTGGCCGCCTCGTAGAAGGCGTCGACGAAGCCGTAGTCGGTGTTGGGCGCCTGGTACACGACGATCTTGGCCATCGGCGCGATCGTGCCCGACTGCTCGACGTCGAGGGTGGTCTCGTCGGAGCCAGCGTTCAGCGACACCGGCCCTGCACCGCCGTCGACGTTGACGAGCGCAAGACGATTCGGCAACGTCACGACGTGCGCGATGTTCCTCCAGAAGTACATCGGCACCGAAGGGTTCACGCTCGCCAAGGTCACGATGCCGATGGTCTGCCCCTGACCGAGGTAGCCCGCTTGCTGGAGCGGTGTGAGGTTGTAGTCGCTCGTGAAGGCCTGCGGCAGCTGATCGGTGGGTGCTGCGGTTTGCGACGACCCAGCCGTGGGTGCGACCTGGTTGATGCCGGGCACCGCGAGCGACTCGTAGGGCGCGTAGTTCGACAACCCGAGCACGGCCAGAATGTTCGACGCCAGGTTCAACGGCATCTGCGGCGCGCTGCGCGTCCCGTAGACCGTCTGGGTCGTCGCGGGCGCACTGGCTGCGGGCCTGGTGGTGACGGTGAAGTTCTCGAGCAAGATCCCAAGGGCCTTGTCGTACTGTGCGGCCGTGCCCTGCGAGGTGACATCGAGGCCATCGCTCATGGCCTGGGAGCTGATGCCGAACTCACGGAGGAACCCACGCAGCGCGAGGATGTACTCTTCGGTCTGGCCGTACTCGAGCGCGAACTCATGGGGCGTCAGGTACGGACCACGCCAACCAGCAGCCACCCGAGAGGCAAGCTGTCCCTGGTTGCGCATCTTCAGGATGAACGACACCCGCATCATCGTCGACCCAGCCGTGGTGCCCGTCGGGGTGGCGTGCGAGAGCACATCGGCACCGATGCCCTGCGACACCGGCACCAGCGGATCAGACGCCGACGCGAGCGACTGCGCGCCTGGCATCGCCAGTGCAGCGCCGACGAGGCCGATGGATCCGAGGATTCCCAGGTATTTCGTGCGAGCCAAACGCTTCATCGCTCCAACCCCCTCTGTGGATGTGACGAGGGATCTCGCAGACCCCGCTGGATCATACATCGCGTCGCGTCGTGCGGTGGGATTTCTACGGAGAGTTTGTGCGCTTGGCACGCAGCGGCAACATTACCACTCGATGTGGGCGCGAGACCACAAACGATGGGCCAGAGCTGGGCGCGGCGCGCTGAAGTGAGTGGTCGGGCGCACCGTGCGAGGTGGCCCTTCCCTGCCGCCGCGACTCGCGCTTTCGACCAGACAGAGCCGCGTGGGAACGGTGCTTGGGCTCCATATCCCAGGGCATCGAGCCAGGACTCATCGTCGTGGCGCTGAGTTCGGCTCGCCTCCGAGCTTTCGACACACGCATTGGCGCTCGGAGTTCGCCGACGTCGCAGCGGTCGACCAACGAGGAGCCGAGCAGGTCGCGGGCGCCCGACGCTGATGATGTCCTGGCCGCGTAAGGCTCTGGTCGACAAGGGTGGTCTCGGACAGAGGTCGTGGTGTGCCCCGCCGGCTGGGTGGTGAGCCGAAGGCGGTGGCTGTGCGGGTGCTCGGTCGGCGCCGGGCACGGGCTGTGCCGGCGATGTCGGGTCACACGAAGCACTCGTGTCGACGACGGCTCAGGGCACGAGGATGACCTTGCCCACGGTGGTGCGACCGGCGAGGGCTTCATGAGCTCGACGGGCCTCCTCGAGGGGGATGCGCTCGGCGATGGTCACCTCGAGGAGGCCAGCGGCGACATCGGCAAAGATCGCCTGAGCGCGCCATCTGAGCTCCTCGGGCGTCGCGACGTAGTGCGGCAGCGACGGGCGCGTGAGGAAGATCGATCCCTGCCGGTTCAGGATCTGGGGATCGACGGGCGGCACCGGGCCGCTCGCCTGTCCATAGAGCACGAGCATCCCTCTGGGTGCGAGCGCCGCGAGCGATCCATCGAACGTCGCACGGCCGACACCGTCGAAGGCAACGCTTACCCCACCGAGCCTACGAGCGGCATCGACGAATCCGTCGTAGTCGGTCACGATCTGAGCGCCCAGACGACGGGCACGGGTTCGCTTCTCCGCGGTCGAGGCCGTCGCCACGACCGTGGACGCGACGCGACGGACGAGGTACTGCACGAGCAGGGAACCCACGCCGCCTGCGGCTGCGTGCACGAGAACCGTCGCACCCGGTTCCACTCGAGCGCAGGAGTTGACGAGCGCATGGACGGTCATGCCCTGGAGCAGCACCGCGGCGGCGACATCGGCCGTGACGTCGTCGGGAATCGTGACGAGCCGACCAGCCGGGACGACCACCACCTCTGCGTAGGCGCCGAGATGATTGGCAAAGGCCACGCGATCGCCGATGCTGACGGAGGTGACACCTTCACCGACCTCGATGACCGTGCCCGCGCCTTCGCTGCCCAGGACGGTCGGGAGCGAGAGGGGATACCAGCCTTCACGGTGGTAGAGGTCGATGTAGTTGACGCCGATCGCCTCCAGTTTGATCGCGACCTCACCGGGGGCGGGGTGCGGCTCGGGGACGTCGGCGATCTCGAGCACCTCTGGGCCGCCGTGGCGCTGGATCAGCACCGCCTTCATGGTCGCCTCCTGGTTCAGGTCTGTGCGCTAGCAACGGTAGCCTCGTGGTGCGACAAGGAGGGTCACGGTGGGGCGAGTGTTGGTGGTTGGAGCCGGCATCGTGGGTTTGTCGACGGCATGGCACCTCGCAGAGCGGGGGGAGGACGTGACGGTGCTCGAGCGCCGAGACGTCGCTGCCGGCGCTTCCTACGGCAACGCCGGCTGGCTCTCGCCTGGCCTCGCCATCCCGCTCAACGAGCCGTCGCTGGTTCGTCAGGGCCTCTCGTCCCTTGCGTCGCCGTCATCGCCGCTGTACCTTGCACCTCGTCTCGAGCGAAGCTGGTTGGAGTTCGTGATCCGTTTCGGCCTCGCATGCAGGACGGACGTCTGGCGACGATCGATGCAGATCCTCGGTGGGCTGAATGCTCGGTCGTTGGAGGCGTGGGAACGACTCGGCGATGCCGTCGGCTACCAGCCGACGACCGCACCGATCGTGGCGGCGTTCGCCCGCCGTAGCGATGCTGCGGCGCTGGAGCACGAGTTCGCTCTCATTCGCGAGGCGGGCTTCTCGCTCGAGACGAAGGATCTGAGCGGCGACGAGCTGCGGCAGATGGTACCGATCGCGGCCCCCGCGCTCTCGTTCGGCATCGCCATCGAGGGGCAGCGCTTCGTCGACCCGGCGCGCGCGACCCACCGTGTGGGTTCGGCCCTCGCTGAGCGCGGTGTCGCCGTCGAGCGCGCAGACGTGGTTGATCTCGAGCGGCGCGGAGCTCACGTCGTCGTGCGTACGGTCGAGGGGGCCGAGCACCTCGCCGATGGGGTGGTGGTCGCGATCGGAGCGTGGCTCGGCCCGCTCGCCCGACGTCTCGGCGTGCGAGTACCGCTGCAAGCCGGTCGGGGCTACTCGCTGCGCGTGCCGATCGAACGCCCGCTCGACGTCCCGGTCTACCTCCCGACTGCGCGACTGGCGTGTACACCGCTCGACGGTGAGCTGAGGATCGCGGGGACAATGGCCTTCGAGAGGCCCGACGATCCGCCGCGCCAGGCGCGCTTCGACGCCATGCGTCGTGCCGCGCGGCGGTTCTTCGAAGGGGTGCAGCTCGATGCGCCACGCGAGGCCTGGGTGGGCCCGCGACCCGTGACGGCCGACGGCTTGCCGTTGATCGGCCCCACCGCGGTGCCGGGGGTCTGGCTCGCCGACGGACACGGAATGTGGGGCATGACCCAAGGCCCCCTTACCGGGGAACTGGTCGCCGAGGGACTGCTCAGTGGGACGGTACCGGAAGCGTTGATCCCACTCAATCCGCTCCGCTGAGGTGAAGCGATGTCACGCTCTTGTCGCTCGAATCCAACGGGCGCCAGGGAGTGTGCCGCCTCGTCAGTGGTGTTCTCGAGCACTGCAGGCTGCGCAGGTGCCGACGATCGCGAAGTGTGACAGGCGTGCGCGAAAGCCCCATTGGGTCTCGATGCGCGCGATGGCGGGCGCAAAGACGTCCTCGGGAATCTCCGTGACCGTGCCGCAGTGCTCGCACAGGAGGTGGAAGTGCGACGATCCTGCGAGGTGGTAGGTGGCGGGGCTGTGACCGATGTGGACGTGTTCGATGATCCCGACGCGTTCCAAGGCGTCGAGGGTTCGATAGATGGTCGCGCGATGGACGAGTGCATCTCGCTGCTCGAGGGCGCGGACGAGTTCGTCCGCCGTCAGATGACCGCCCGCCTCCGCGAGGGCATCGATGATGGCGCGTCGCGCCTGGGTGACCCTTCCGCCCCGGCGGCGCAGACGGTCGAGGGCTTCGTCGCGATCGAGGGTGACGCGCGTGCGCTCAGGCACGGGCGTGGTCTCGTTCGAGCCGGTAGCCGACCCCTCGTACCGTGGCGATGATGCTCGGGTTGTTGGGATCTGGCTCGATCTTGGAGCGAAGGCGCTTGACGTGCACGTCGAGCGTCTTCGTGTCGCCGTAGTAGTCCGACCCCCAGACTCGGTCGAGGATCAGATCGCGCGTGAGCACGCGGCCGGGGTTGCGCAGGAACAGCAAGAGGAGATCGAACTCCTTCGGAGGCAGGCGGACCTCGGTCCCTCGGACATCGACTTGGTGGCGATCGACGTACACGGTGATGCCGTGGCTCTCGAGGATCTCCTCTGCGGCCTGGGCTTGGCCCTGGTGCTTGGTGCGGCGCATCTGCGCACGGATCCTGGCGACCAGCTCGCTCATGCGAAACGGCTTGGTGACGTAGTCGTCGGCGCCGAGTTCGAGGCCGAGCACGGTGTCGAGCTCACCGGAACGTGCCGTCACCATGATGATCGGGACCGAGGACTCCTGTCGAATGGTGCGACAGACGTCGAGCCCTGACAGGCGCGGCAGCATCACATCGAGCAGGATGAGGTCGGGATGGTGCGAGCGACTCAACGCCAGCGCCTCTTCGCCGTCGTTGGCCACGATCGTCTCGAAGCCTTCGCGCGTCAGGCCGAGGACGAGGGCCTCGACGAAGCTCGGTTCGTCGTCGGCGATCAGCACCGTGCCGACGTGGGCGCGCTTGTCGTCAGCGGCCATCGTTCGGACCACCTCGTGGAAGCCTCAGCTCGAATGTGGATCCAACGCCCTCCATCGAGGTCACGTTCAGCCTGCCGCGGTGGTTCTCGACCACGTGCCTCACTATAGAGAGACCAAGACCAGTTCCGCCCGTTGCGCGTGAGCGGGCAGCGTCGACCCGGTAGAAGCGTTCGAAGATCCGCTCGCGATCGCGAGCGGGGATACCGATGCCCTCGTCGCGCACCGCGAGCACGATGGTGTCGTCGCTCGCGTCGAGGCTGATCTCGACCGTGCCCCCTGGCTCGGAGTACTTGATCGCGTTGTCGACGAGGTTGGACAGGGCGCTCTCGAGTTGCCAACGGTCGCCGACGACCATCGTGGGCGTGACGGGTACGAGCGCGTCCAGGGTGAGATCCGCTCGACGTGCGGTCTCGTCGAAGCGTTCACGCACCGCTTCGACCAGGGATCGGGCGTCGAACTCGGCGAGCACGACGCCGCTGCCCTCTTCGATGCGCGACAGGTCGAGCAGGTCGGAGACGAGACGAGCGAGGCGATCGCCCTCGTCCACGATGCGCTGGACCAGGCGTTGCGCCGTCGTGGGCTCGTCCTCCTGGGCCAGGGCCTCGGCGAGGAGAACGATCGCGCCGACCGGGGTCTTGAGTTCGTGCGAGACGTTGGCCACGAAATCGCGCCGTACCGACTCCAGGCGGCGCAGCTCGCTGACGTCCTCGACGAGGATCAGCTGGCCTCGATCGTCGAGCCAGGTTCGACGCACGAGAAAGGTCCGCCTTGGCGGACCGAACAGCTCGACAGCGCGCTCGACGTCGCCGTGGGCTGCCGGGTCGTGGAGCAACGTGGCGATCGCTCGATCGAGCAAGATGCGCTGGTTGAGACTCTCCGCACCGAATTTCGCCTCGACGTCACGATAGAGCGTGTGTCCTTCAGGGTCGACGAGCACGATGCCAAAGGGCATCGTGGATGCGGCGCTGTGCCAGAGCCGCGCCTCCGCAGTCGTCGTCGGCATCTCGGCTGGGCTTGGTTCGGGAGTGTCCACCGTCGCTCCAGTCTAGGAGCCTCATCGCGCCCTGATCGTGTCAGTGATGACATTCTATGCTACGCTATGCCTACTCATGGATGATGGTGTCGTCCGCAAGGGCGTCACTCGAGCAAAGGAGTGCAAGGACATGGTCACATGGACGTTCCTCGACGTGTCGCTGGCGCCGGATCCCTCGGCGTTGCCGGGAGGCTCCGTCCTCCAGACCCTGATCAACGGCCTGGCGGGCTGGGCGCTGCTGGCAAGCTTGGCAGGTCTCGTCATCGGTGCGGCCGTGTGGGCACTCGGTGCACACAGTCAGAACTACCAGCAGGCCTACCTCGGTCGGCGGGCCGTACTGGTCGCGGGGGCCGCTGCGCTGCTCGTCGGGGCAGCCCCTGCCATCGTCAACTTCTTCTTCCACCTCGGACTTGGCGTGGGGTAAGTCGTGGGCTTCCTCCTTGCACACGGCGCGGCGGCGATCGCCCGTGCGGTGTGGACGACGTTCACCTCCGGCCTCGATCACTTCGCCACCAGCGCGATCGTGGCGCTGCTCGCATGGCTGCTCGGCAATCTCGGGCCTGTTGTTGCCGCTGCCCCGACCGTGCTCCCGACCGCGCCGGCACTCGTCGGTCCGTACGATCACGTGGCCACGGTCGCGGGAGCCTTGCTCCTGCCGGCGTTCATCGTGGCGATCATCGCGCGCGTGCGGGAGCCGGCTCACGGATCGATCGCCGAGGTCCTCGCCCGACCTGCAGCCTGGGTGCTGTCGGTCATCGCGACGCCGCCCGTGGTGGCCACGCTCGAGCGCTGGGTTGGCGTGGTCTCGGCCAGCGCCTACGGAGCGTTCGCCGTGGTGCCGTCCGCTGCTCTGTCGTTGCGGCCGACCGTGGTGGCCGGAGGGTTGCGCTCGAGCGCCGCGGTCGTACTCGCCCTTGTCGCAGCCCTCGCTGCCCTCGCGTGCTATCTCGAGGCTGTGGGACGCGGGGTTGCGGTCGACGTCCTCGTCCTGCTCTGGCCACTCGTCTCGATCGGGCTGGTCCTGCCGGGGGCACGAACCCTGGTGCGCCGAAGCGCCGAGGTCCTCGCCGGTCTCGTCCTGCTCCAACTCGTGCTCGCCCTCACGCTCGGGCTCGGGGCCGCGATTGCGCAGGCGAATGGTTCGCGTACAACGGCCCTACCGGTGATCGGCGCCGCCCTCGTCGTGGCGGCGAGCCTGGCGCCGGCGCTCACCTTCGGCATCGTGCCGATCGCCGAGGTGCGTCTGTTCGAGGTGACCCGGGGCCTTCGACATCTGGCGAGCACGGGCCTCCGACGGGGCATCGAGGTCGGAGGGGGAGTCGTCGCCGAAGCCATGCCACCTGGAGACGCTCGCCCTACGATCCCGCCGTACGAGGGGTATCCCCCGCCCCCGGAGGTGCTCGAGCGCGCGAAGCACGACCCATGGGTGCGGGCGCTCGTCGACCCCCCTCGTCGTCGTCCGTGGCAGCGGAGGCGGGGATGAGCGGCGTCGAGCTCGGCACGCCGGCCCTCGGGTCGCGGGTCTTCGGGGTGCCGGTTGCCAAGGCGCTCGCATGGGGCGCGGTCGCTGTGGTGGTCGCGGCGGCTGCGGCGCGCATCGGCGGGATCTTGGGCGTGGTGGTCGCGGCGGTCGTCGCGACCGGCGTCGCTGGAGCTGCCTCGATCGCCGGGTGGCACCCACTCTGGTGGGTCGTGGTCGCGGTGCGGGAGCGCGCGCGACGCGCTACCGAGCGGGTTGGCCAGCCGCGACGCGCCGTTCGCTTCGATCCCGATGCCGGCAGTGTCCGCATTGCTCGGCTCGTGGCACGCCACGCTGGCGTCCTCGGTCGGGGGCATGATGGAAGTCTCGACGACGCGTGGGGCGAGCTGCTCCGGGTGCTCGGGACGAGCTTGCGTGGCCGCGAACGGTTTCTCGTGCGTTCGGATGTGATCCCGGCGATCGAACGAGAGCAGTTCGCTCTCGAGCCAGACGATCGCTGGCTGGCCGAGCGGACCTGGATGGTCGAGACCCATCTCGGGGTCGCGAGTGACGAGCGCCGTGGGCGTGGACGGCGCGTCCGACTCGTCCGCGCTCTCGAGGCCGCCGAAGCTGCGGCTCGGGGCCAGCTCGCGCTCGAGCCGATCTCGTCCCCGTCTGCCGTCGCATGGAGCGTGCTCCCGCGCACGGGTGACCGTCCGGATGCCGTCCTCGAGCGGACCGACGCACTAGAGATCGACGGCGGCTTCGTGCGCGCCCTCCACGCGGCACGCTTTCCGGTTGGGGCGGTCCACGCGTGGCAGCTGGCAGGGCTGTTCGCCCCCGCAGGACCGCGCCGCGTCGTGACCCTCGTCGCCCAACCGCTCGATCCTCGAAGTGCGCTTCGCCAACTGGGGCGCCATCGTGTCGAGACAGCTGCCGACCAGGAGCTTCGCCGGCGGCATGGCTATCGGCTCGGGATCGGTGAGCTCGGGCGATCGGATCGTCTCGACGAGATCGAGCGGGAGCTCGCGAACGGTCACGCCCTGTGTCGATGGGAGCTGTTCGTGGTCGTGGCCGCGCCGACGCTGGCCGAGCTCGCAGCTGAGACCACCGCCGCCATCGAGCGGGCCGCAGCCTGCAGCGTCGATCTTGCCACCGTGCTCGGACGCCAGCGTGAGGCGGTCGAACTCGCGCTCTTGGGGGTGTCCGGATGGACCTAGGTTGGCAGGACTCGACCCGTGCGCTCTCGGTGCTCGCGTTTGCGCCCACGCCTCCGCCGCAGCCGGCGCCGAGCACCGTCGTCGGGATCGCTGGCAGTGGCGGACTGTTTCGCTTCGACGCCTTCGACCTCTACACCCATGGGTGGCTGACGAATCCCAATGTGCTGATCCTCGGCGACGTCGGCCGCGGCAAGAGTACGCTCGTGAAGCTGCTCCTCGTCCGGTCTGCGATCGCGGCCTCCGGCAGCTTGCTGGTGCTCGATCCGAAGGGCGAATATGGCGCCGTCGCTCGCGCCGTCGGCGCGAGCGTCATGCGCCCGCGCGCGGACCATGGCGGGATCGATCCCCTCGCTGGCTCGCTCGATCAGCGAGAGCGGGCTCGCGCCCTCGGCAGCGTGCTCGAAGCGTTGTGTGAGCGTCCGCTCGACGAGCTCGAGCGGCGTGCGGTGTCGGCCGTGTGCGTGGGACCGCTCGCGGGGCTCGCCGACGCCGCTCGACGCCTCGCGGCGCTTGACGCAGAGGTGTTCGATGCGCGACTTGCCAGTGCCGGTCTCGAACGGGCGGCGCGGCTGGCGCTGTGGCTCTCGCGCGTCGTCGACGGGGATCTCGCGGGGATCTGGGAGACGCGAGGTGGGGGGAGTGCGCTGGCTCCGCGGGTCGTCGTGGATCTCAGCGACGTCGGCGCCGAGCGTTGGGTTCGGATCGCGGTCGCAGCACTCCTCCGCATGCGGTTGGCGCAGCTTGGCAGCGGTGAGGTTGCAGGTGGGCTCGTGGTCGTCGACGAGGCATGGACGCTCGCGAGCGAGACCAGTACGCGAACGCTGCTCGTGCGAGCGCTCAAGCTGGCGCGCGCCTACGGCGTCAGTGTGGTCGCGGTGACACATCGCCTAGCCGACGTCGCCGGTGCGATGGATCTCATCGGCGACGTCGGTACCGTCGTCGCCTTCGGACAGTCGTCGTCTGCAGCCCAGGACCTCGTCACTGAGCTCCATCTCGACGAGCGCGTGCGCGAGCTGGTCGCCGGTCTCGGGCGCGGTGTCGCGCTGTGGCTCCTCGGGGGACACAGCTGGCTGGTCCG
Proteins encoded in this region:
- a CDS encoding S53 family peptidase; its protein translation is MKRLARTKYLGILGSIGLVGAALAMPGAQSLASASDPLVPVSQGIGADVLSHATPTGTTAGSTMMRVSFILKMRNQGQLASRVAAGWRGPYLTPHEFALEYGQTEEYILALRGFLREFGISSQAMSDGLDVTSQGTAAQYDKALGILLENFTVTTRPAASAPATTQTVYGTRSAPQMPLNLASNILAVLGLSNYAPYESLAVPGINQVAPTAGSSQTAAPTDQLPQAFTSDYNLTPLQQAGYLGQGQTIGIVTLASVNPSVPMYFWRNIAHVVTLPNRLALVNVDGGAGPVSLNAGSDETTLDVEQSGTIAPMAKIVVYQAPNTDYGFVDAFYEAASQNVAGSVSSSWGESETAIQAAVDAAQESPGYAASFNQAFLEMAAQGQSNFIASGDYGAYNPARDIGTTNLGIISPSDSPYDTAAGGTTLPGTQTYPIMANGTQVGTESVTIPQQMTWGWDYLWPMYIALGFQNEAQAATSLPVGSGGGYSTLFGRPLYQQGQMVGAGSYSAYEFLTPIDPQQVAPGLVEPTQFSFNPAPTLQTGMSGGRVTPDLAFNADPQTGYAVYDPQFQSVYGSKLVDFGGTSFIAPQLNGTDAVYESALGGVRLGFWNPNIYRFATSTSSPFTPLDSNTIDGSAYYSGQIGNAQLAISGEFTNTNDFYTGSQGAVFNPGSGLGYADLTQLFRSFQTAIPRELGD
- a CDS encoding quinone oxidoreductase family protein is translated as MKAVLIQRHGGPEVLEIADVPEPHPAPGEVAIKLEAIGVNYIDLYHREGWYPLSLPTVLGSEGAGTVIEVGEGVTSVSIGDRVAFANHLGAYAEVVVVPAGRLVTIPDDVTADVAAAVLLQGMTVHALVNSCARVEPGATVLVHAAAGGVGSLLVQYLVRRVASTVVATASTAEKRTRARRLGAQIVTDYDGFVDAARRLGGVSVAFDGVGRATFDGSLAALAPRGMLVLYGQASGPVPPVDPQILNRQGSIFLTRPSLPHYVATPEELRWRAQAIFADVAAGLLEVTIAERIPLEEARRAHEALAGRTTVGKVILVP
- a CDS encoding NAD(P)/FAD-dependent oxidoreductase; this translates as MGRVLVVGAGIVGLSTAWHLAERGEDVTVLERRDVAAGASYGNAGWLSPGLAIPLNEPSLVRQGLSSLASPSSPLYLAPRLERSWLEFVIRFGLACRTDVWRRSMQILGGLNARSLEAWERLGDAVGYQPTTAPIVAAFARRSDAAALEHEFALIREAGFSLETKDLSGDELRQMVPIAAPALSFGIAIEGQRFVDPARATHRVGSALAERGVAVERADVVDLERRGAHVVVRTVEGAEHLADGVVVAIGAWLGPLARRLGVRVPLQAGRGYSLRVPIERPLDVPVYLPTARLACTPLDGELRIAGTMAFERPDDPPRQARFDAMRRAARRFFEGVQLDAPREAWVGPRPVTADGLPLIGPTAVPGVWLADGHGMWGMTQGPLTGELVAEGLLSGTVPEALIPLNPLR
- a CDS encoding Fur family transcriptional regulator; the protein is MPERTRVTLDRDEALDRLRRRGGRVTQARRAIIDALAEAGGHLTADELVRALEQRDALVHRATIYRTLDALERVGIIEHVHIGHSPATYHLAGSSHFHLLCEHCGTVTEIPEDVFAPAIARIETQWGFRARLSHFAIVGTCAACSAREHH
- a CDS encoding response regulator transcription factor, whose amino-acid sequence is MAADDKRAHVGTVLIADDEPSFVEALVLGLTREGFETIVANDGEEALALSRSHHPDLILLDVMLPRLSGLDVCRTIRQESSVPIIMVTARSGELDTVLGLELGADDYVTKPFRMSELVARIRAQMRRTKHQGQAQAAEEILESHGITVYVDRHQVDVRGTEVRLPPKEFDLLLLFLRNPGRVLTRDLILDRVWGSDYYGDTKTLDVHVKRLRSKIEPDPNNPSIIATVRGVGYRLERDHARA
- a CDS encoding sensor histidine kinase, with the translated sequence MDTPEPSPAEMPTTTAEARLWHSAASTMPFGIVLVDPEGHTLYRDVEAKFGAESLNQRILLDRAIATLLHDPAAHGDVERAVELFGPPRRTFLVRRTWLDDRGQLILVEDVSELRRLESVRRDFVANVSHELKTPVGAIVLLAEALAQEDEPTTAQRLVQRIVDEGDRLARLVSDLLDLSRIEEGSGVVLAEFDARSLVEAVRERFDETARRADLTLDALVPVTPTMVVGDRWQLESALSNLVDNAIKYSEPGGTVEISLDASDDTIVLAVRDEGIGIPARDRERIFERFYRVDAARSRATGGTGLGLSIVRHVVENHRGRLNVTSMEGVGSTFELRLPRGGPNDGR
- a CDS encoding DUF6112 family protein, which gives rise to MVTWTFLDVSLAPDPSALPGGSVLQTLINGLAGWALLASLAGLVIGAAVWALGAHSQNYQQAYLGRRAVLVAGAAALLVGAAPAIVNFFFHLGLGVG
- a CDS encoding helicase HerA domain-containing protein; the encoded protein is MDLGWQDSTRALSVLAFAPTPPPQPAPSTVVGIAGSGGLFRFDAFDLYTHGWLTNPNVLILGDVGRGKSTLVKLLLVRSAIAASGSLLVLDPKGEYGAVARAVGASVMRPRADHGGIDPLAGSLDQRERARALGSVLEALCERPLDELERRAVSAVCVGPLAGLADAARRLAALDAEVFDARLASAGLERAARLALWLSRVVDGDLAGIWETRGGGSALAPRVVVDLSDVGAERWVRIAVAALLRMRLAQLGSGEVAGGLVVVDEAWTLASETSTRTLLVRALKLARAYGVSVVAVTHRLADVAGAMDLIGDVGTVVAFGQSSSAAQDLVTELHLDERVRELVAGLGRGVALWLLGGHSWLVRHVVREEEVALVDTDARMRAPAP